In Desulfobacterales bacterium, the genomic stretch ACAAAATGCATTCCACGGCGGTTTATTTTCTTTCTATCTCTAAAACCGATTTATGGGGCAACATACTGCTGGGAATGTGCGTGAGCTTGGTAATTGTCATCCAGGTGCCGGCGGCTTTAGGCGGCACCACCACTTGGGCAAGCTTGGTTGCATACCTGACATTTCTTCGGCTGGGGGTGAACTCTTTTAAAGGGATAATGTCTTTTTTGACCAAGTTTTCGCGGTTTTATCCATATATCCATCGGTACCAACATTTTGTGCAAAGCGCTGAATCCAAACCGAATAAAGAAGATCGGCTAGTGATAAAAACGGCTGCCCATGGAATCTATGAGCAAAGTGCTGAAATCGAAATCCGGGAACCCGTACGCATGGCCCTGGTGACTGGTGTCCCCCTTTCGCGTTATTCCTTCCCCTACATGGTGAGGCTCGGGAGCAAGGCTGACAACGGGATATTTGTATCCCCCCGGGAGTGTTTTTTTATTGGGTGCAAGGGTCTGCCCCAACGCGACGGTTCTTTGCGCAGTATGCTCAATCTGCCGGAGGGATTTTCCCCAAAAGACTTGGAGCAGGCCATGCCGAGGGACGTGTATGAAGAAGTGCACAAACATATCGGTACGAATTTAGACAAAAACATTGGGGAAGACAAATGGGAGAAGCTTTATTTAGCCCACCGTGTGGAGCTGGGCATTGTGGCGGCGATGCTAAACCAGGCTAAGGTTGTGATCATAGATCAAAACACGCTGGCCCAGATTCCCGAAGCAAAGCGCAAAGAGGTACTCGCTCAATTGAAAAAGCATAAAACACTGACCGTTATCAGTTATTCCGAAGACAGCTTGAAAGCTGATGCGCCGGGTCAGCGCTTTGGCGAAGATCTCTGCGCGGTAGCCGGATGCACTGGCAACCTACTAGCTCTGGGTTCGCCTCGATGGGTTGAAGAGAAGCGGGAGAAGATACTGAATTTACTGGTTAAAGAAGAGGTGCGGCTTACGCAGGGTATGGATGACGATACGATTGATGAAGAGGTGGAAACAGACGACTAGGGCTATAGACTAGGGCGATTAAAATGATTTTTGCCGCTTCTGATCCGGGTTTTGTCTTTTTGAAATTTTTTCCACCCTTAAAGCATGTCTGGTATAGCCGAAAGTCTTTTCAACATAATCATATGCTTTCTTAACCTGTGTCTTATAATGCTCAGGATTGCTCATAAGATCATCGATTTTCCGACTTACCTCTAAAGGTTCCGCGTAAATGGCAGCGTCTGCGAACAACTCCCTATAGCTCGGAGGGATCACAACAGGTACGCCGACGGCCATGGCTTCCAGTATAACACGGCCAAAGGATTCAATACAGTCTGGATGAATATAATAAACAAAAACATCCAGTTTAGCCAAAAAGTCTTTGGGATGCATGGCTCCAAATTCAAATACGATCCAGTTGTCAGGCAGGCTTCCAAGCATATTTTTCGGTGTTTGCGCGCCTCCAAGCACATATACTTCATATGGACCGGCATCAGGATAAATGGAAAGTAATGTGCCAGGATCTGCAGGCCATTTGACATATTGGTCCCTCGAATGCCTGCCGATTCGAATTTTAGATCTTTGAGGCGGACGATCGGTTCGCCTCCATTTTTGTGCATCAATGATATTTGTCCAGTCTTCGTCTGAAAAATTGACATAGGACAGTTCATCAAAGTGATGGTCATAAAGCATTTTGCGAAGTTGTGGACCGATGGGATGCCAGATACCGGACCGGCCAAAATAATGTTTAAGGTTTTCGGAACAGCGCTTAATCTCATAATAGCGCAAACCGGCGCCGGTATAATCTTTTTTGGGGGACTGATTTACAATAACCCTGACATCATTAGCTTTAACCGCGGGAAGAAACCGTTGCCGGTCCTGAAGTACAAGTGGATGGCGCAAGATTAATAGATCACATGAAACTTTCTCGCCATAAACCAGCATCTGTACCATTTTGCCATCCAACATCTCTCTGATTTTTGAATTGATTGTTCCTTCTGTATCCAGGTCATACCGGTACATCTGGATCAGGCCGGTTCGCAGCCCCATTTTTTTATGGACTTTTATTTCTTCCAGGTTGGACATGGTGGTCCCCCCCGGCAGACGAAACTCAGAGGCAATAATCACATCAAAATACCGAGTGGACGATCGCCTGGCTTCCCGCTGGGGCCACATGGGCTCGGGCACAGGAAAGGGGCGGAATTTCTGCGGGAACTCGTAGCGCAGGCAAGTCGCGATATCATGGTAGTAGTTAGAGGCTTCAAAATATTCTTTACGGGCCCCCATAAAAAAACCATGATACCCAAAATGCGGATCTCCGGTCAGTGAGTTCGGAGACTGCCTTTGAAAGGAAAGCGGACCTGTTGATAGCCGAATAACGGAATCATCTCCAAAGGCTCGCCTCGCGCGTCGCACAAATTCCCCGTCAGCCCCGAAGCGCACACAATCCCAAGCCCCCAAAGAATCAAGTAAAAGCTGGCGGCGAAACATCATTGAAGACATGTTAATATGTATATAAAAACCTGGATTACCACGCCGGTAAAACTTGAGGTCGCTAGTGGCTCGGGCCTGCTCCGAGATGTTGGCAACAATAAAAGGATTTTCCAAAAGATGTTGCGCCTGCTTTTCTATTTTTACCGGATGGGACCAGTCATCAGCATCATTCGTGGTCACAAAGTCACCACAAGCCTCTTTTAACGCGATGTTGCGAGCCACATATGGACCACTGTTTATATTTGTTTTCAGTAATTTAATTCTAGGGTCTTTATCTGCATATTCTTTGACGATTGCTGCTGTAAGGTCTGAACTGCAATCATCTACCACCAGAATCTCCAGGTTACTCCATGTCTGCGCAAGCATGGAATCAAGAGCAGTTCCAATGGTATCTTGCGAATTATATGCGGGAATAATAACGGTAACCTTTGGGTTGCCGTTCGTCTTTAAAGGCTGAAGGGCTTTTGTCGGTGCAAGACGATCATAGGGCGGGATATCCGAAACTTTTTCTAGTGTGACGGGGGCAAGCTCATATAGCGCCAGGGCCTTATTAATCCATACCAATCGCTTATCAAGTTGGTCTTCCAGATTTGCGGCAGCCAAGTAAAGATCCGCATGAAGGCTCATGTTAAGTTGTTTTTTAACCGTTTTAAAACCTCCTGCTCTGTCTGCCAAAATATCATGACATTCCGCTTTGAGCACTGTTGCCCTGATCAGCCGAACAGAATCTTTCTCGCCCTTTGTCACAATGGGGAGAAGGCTCAGGCAGCGCCAAGCGCTCGCAGGCGTATATTGATTGGCTTCCCATAGAGCCAGTTCCCATGCTGCCGTCCTCTTCTGGAATGGTTGAGATTTATCCTCAAGCATTTCATGCAATTCCATTAGCGGACGATCTGTGAACCCCAATTGGTGTAGGCAACGTTTAGCGCGCTCTACCCTGCGCAGCGTATATTGCTCACCTGGGGAAAGCAGTTTCTGCAAAACACTTTGCCCGTATGGGGGAATTTTATTCCAGATAATTTCTTTTTGCTCTGGTGTTAGTCTTTTAACAATAAGCCACTCAACCAAATCAGCTAATTTGGGAATCAATTGTAATCCTTTTTTCTTGTCCTTATAGAAAATCTAAAAAAATAACAAACCAATAAAACTTTGTATGACTTCATATCATTTTATACAAACGTTTATCAACCGCTTCAACGAGGCTTTTAACCAGTGAGAATTAAATGAGTGCTTCAATCTTGCAATACCTGTTTACAATGGCTATAATGTATGACAATTAAATACATGGGAGAATCATATGAACAAAGCCATTTCCGTTCGGATTCCAGATGAACTGGCTTCAAGATTGAATGAAATATCGGTGGAAACGCAGCGATCCAAATCATTTCATGTCCAAAAAGCCATTGAAGCTTACCTGGCTGAAATGGCGGATCTGCAGGTGGCTCTTGACCGGCTGCAGGACCCTTCTGATGCGGTTGTTTCCCTTGACGACATAAGGCAGGAACTTGACCTGTAAAATCGCCTTTAAAAAGTCGGTTGCCCGGGATCTGAAAAAAATCGACAAGGCTCAGGCAGAAAGGATTCTGCAAAAAATTGAACAGGAACTGCCCTCAAAAGCAAAAACGCTCCCCGTACTCACCGGTCAATTTGCCGGCCTGCGAAAGTTTCGGGCCGGTGAATACCGCGTGATCTTTTCAATTGTTGGCGACACTGCGCTGGTGTTGAGGATCAGACACCGGCGGGATGTTTACCGATAGCACCTGCATCTCCAGCAAGAAAAATCAAAACGCCATTATTTGCCGCCTTTTAGCAGGCTCCCCAGGCGGCGGGACAAACGGCGGCCGATTATTGCGCGAAAGACGTGGGCCAGGCCGGCGGTAAAGCTGGGCTTGTCCGGGTTCATGCCTTTTGCCCACTCGGCAAAGCCGCCGATAATGGGGGGTGCAGCCGGGTCGTCTTCAAGGAGCCTGCGGCCGTGATAGGCGATGGCGGAGAGTTCCGAGCCGATGCGGGCGCGCTGACTTTCGGTCAGGGTTTGGGGCTCCAGGCTTTCGATTAACTGGCGGGCCTGCTGGATGCGCTTTAAAGTGCGCTTGGGGGCGTTTTGTTCCCGGTGCTCGATTTGGAGCTGGTCCAGGATATCCAAAAGTGTGCGGGTCAGGCGGACGGCATCCGAGGTACGGGACAGAACGGCGGCCAGCTCCTTTCGGGTGGATTTGGGCAGGTCAGGATCATCTTTGAGTTGTTTTTCGGTTATCAATTCTTCTTCCGCGGCCAGGCGCTGAAGGGCGCGCACCGGTAAATGGGCCGGCTTGGGCGGGATAAAGGGAAAATAGCTGCACAGGTCCGCATCCATTTCTCCCCGGGCGGAGATCATGGCGAACCCGGCCAGTTGCCACAGGCGGCGGTCATTTTCCGGTAATTGATGGAGGTTGGCGCACAGGCCGACAAACAGCTTTTCCGCGTCCTCGACCAAATTATAATGCCCGGGCTGCCCGAGCATGTTTTCCAGATATTCTTCGGCCAGGGCGAGCTCTGCAAGTTCACGGTCAAGGTCGGCCGCGCTTTCCAGGCGGTAACTTTCCAGAATCCGGGAGACGGGGAGTTTGAGCTCAAAGCGCTGCCGTCGGAGCTTGAGCCGCCGGTTGATCCAGCTATAAGCCAGCTTGGTCTCCGGGGCCAGCTGCAGGGCAGCTTCTATGTATTCAATGTCTTCGGGCCGGGTGTCATCCGGAAGGATCGCCACCCGCACCTCCTGAAATTTGCGGTAACGGTCCGGATTTTCAGAAAGCAGGGCCCGCATGGCCGCCAGCCGGCGGTTGCCGTTGACAACGATACCGTCTGCGGTTATCAGGAGGGGTTCGGTTTGCTGGGCCTGGCGGGAGAGCTCATGATAGATGGGGCCGCGGGGATCTTTGGACATTTTCAGGAGCAGGGAGTGGAGCTCTGCCTGGACCTCCGGGCTTTCCTGGTTGGCGGCAAAATAGCCCGGCGGCAGCTGCCGGGTGCGCTCCAGCTCCTGAAGCTGGGTAATCAGACGGCCGTTTTCCGGCCTGTAGAAAAGCAGATCCGCCGACAGGCGGGCGATGGGCAACCGTCTGTATTCTCCCCTGAAAAATACAAAATGGCCGCCTTCGGCCTCATCAATGCCAGCGGCGATATATTCCGCTCGCCGGGCGGAATCGAGTTCAAAGGCTTTGGGCTGGCCCTCCTGTAAATCCGCTTGTGAATCCATTAGTTGTTCTTCGCCCAATCCTCGTATGCTGCTGAAATCTTTAAGGCATGATCCATGGCGGTTTTCTTTTTCCACCTGAAAGTCAACAGGTCGATAATTGAAACAAGCCGGTTGCCTGTGCGCCATCGCACGGAATTTCTGATGGCGTGGAAATCGTTTTTCGCCTGGCGGAGCCATGATTTCAGTTTTTTGGTATTTTGCACCCGGCTTCCCGCTGACTCATCTTGATATTCTTGAAAAATCTGCCCCAGGTGATCAATGGCCATGGTTTTTTTGCGCCTGAAGGCCAGAAGTTCCAGAAAACGGATCAGGGCATTTCCCAGCTTCCATCTCATTGAATTTTTGAGCAGTTCATAGTCGTTGTTCAACTGGCGCAGCCAATTATTCAGCATTTTAATGGATTCAGAATCATGGAATGGAGATGGGGCGGCGAGCGGGATATTGAATTTTTCTGCTGTATGCCCCTTTTGTTCAAGCCGGTTAAGCGTCTCGTTCATATGGTCAACAGCCAGGGGCTGTTTTTTCCGAAACAGCAGAATCTCAATCAGCCGAACAAGGAAATTGCCCCACCGCCACCTGGCGGAGGAGATGAGGGCCTGATAGTCCCTGCGCAGCTGGCTGATCAACTTTCCGTTTTCCTTGTTTTGTAATTCTGCCGTGTCGGCCCGCTCCTCAGTGGCGGCCAGCCGGTCCTGAACATGCACTAGCTGGCTTTCGGATTTTGACAACTCGGTGAAGTACTGGCGGGTAAGATCCTCCTGGTTGTCGAGCTTGTCCTGAAGGTTCTGCAATTCCTGCTGCAGTCTTTCCAGATCGCTTTCTCTGTCTGTAACTTTATCCCGGATATGCTTTAATTCCTGTTCATTTCCGGCGAGCGCCTCGTCCTGCCGAGCGATTTTTTCCTGAAGCCGAGTTACCTCCTCGGCCCGGCTTTTGGCTTTCCGAGCGTTTTCCTCTGCTTCTTGAGCCTTTTCTTCTACTTCAATGGCCAATTGCTGCTTATGTTCCTCCTTTTCCTGGAGGTATTGTTCCAGGCTTTGTTTTTCCGCTTCTAATTCAGCCTGCTTTTGAATAACACTCTCTTTTTTTGCCAACTTAGCTTCAAGCTGCTGCAAGTCCTGCTGAAAATTTTGTTTTTCCGCCTCCAGCGTCTTTTTCTTTTCTTCCCGTACCTGGATCATTCTTTCCTTTTCCGTCAATTTTTCCCTTAACGCCTGTTTTTCCTGTTCCCACTCGGTTTTGGACTGTTCGGTCTGTCGTGCCAGCTCATCTTTCTGTTTTTGGGTTGCCTCGATCTCCGTTTTCAGCTTCTTGATGGTTTGGTCTTTCTGGGTCCACAAATCTGTTATTTGGTCCAGATTCCGGCCGGCTTTCAGCCATACTTCAAAACGAAGCGGCGCATCCGGCAAATCGGGGAAGGCGGGGAGAAAAATCCGTGGCGTATTGCCTGTCGCGCACATAACCAGTCCCTCCTGGCGGTCAAGCACAAGCGCCTGGCCTTCAACGGAGCACTGATCAAAACCGGCGGAATCCGGAGCAGACCAGACCGCCTGATCCGTGGCCGCGTTTATAAGGGCGAGGGATTGAATCCGGATCATGCCCCTTGTGTTCAGGGGGTCAAAGCGGAGCCGGTTTTGACGCAGTACATCCGGATTATTGATCTCCATGGAAATCTTCTGCCACTCTTCAGGGGCCAGAAGAATTTTTTTTGTGTTTTCGGAAGGGTGCATATTTTGGTCATTATCTGCCGAGGGAAGGCAGATTTGTGCATAAAGCATCGGCTCCTGATGATCGGCTTCCAGCAGAAGCCGCTGCCGCTTGATTTCCGTATTGAGTTCGGCCTGTTCATCAGGAGCGGATCAGGCCCAGCAGGTTGTCGAACATTTCTGCCGCATGTGAGGTGTCCACGGCGGTTTTCTGGGCTTTGGGGGCTTTCGGGACCAGGGGAAAAACGGCCAGGTTCTGCACGGCTGTTTTAGCTGAAAACACAGCTTCATCTGAGGCCTGCGTCTGCGCCGGGGATGCCAGGTGCCGGGTTTCATTGAGGCGAAACTGACCATAGAGCCAGGCGTAATGGGCAAAAATATTTTTCCCCTTTTCGCCGGTATCAGCATGGGAATTATGCGCGTGCTTGAGTTCCGGCCGGATATAAGCGATAAGGTCCTGGTATCCGTCGGCCAAGCCGATGGGAAAGCTCAGGTTTAGCTCGCGGCCGATGGTTTCCAGGCAGGAAACCGGATCAGCCAAAAGCCGGTCATAGGTAATAATGGCGTGGTCGTATTCGCGCAGCCGCGACAGTGCCTGGCGATTGGAAGAGAGCCACAGCAGATGACCTTTTAACAGGTCAAAGCCGTGCCGGTTCTGCAGGGAGACGGCCACCTCGTAGGGATGTCGGACCATGAACACAATACGCGGCGTTAGACCCTTTTCTGAAAATATATCCAGCCACAGGGGCAGGAATTTGCACAGGCGGGGGTCACTGATCACCCAGGGGGCGCTGGATGCAAATTCGCGTTCAATAAGGTTTTCGATTTTTTCCCGGGCATTGGCCGCCGCCCTGCTCTGAAGCCAGTTCTCCGGCAGGGTGCCGATCATGTCCCAGCGGCAGTTAAGATCCCGCAAGAGGATGTCATGGATGAGGATGATGCTGCTGTTTTCAGGATAATCACGGGCTTCTTCAGATCCATCGGCGGCACCCAGGCTCGGCCCGAGGTTAACGCCCAGCAGGCGCAGACATCCAGCCAGAACGGAAGTCCCGCTTTGGTACGCGCCCAGTATTACAACAGGATTGGTCTGCTCACTCATGCCATTACCCCGAAAAAAAATTGTAAAATTTTTAGATAGATAGATGGTTTCATGCCTCTATTGCCCGGAAAGCCTTAAAGACAAAGCAACCACTTGACAACCACTGTCATGAACTTAGCTCCTCCCGAATGTCATTTCGAGGAGCGATAGCGACGAGAAATCTAAAAAAATCATGCAATTGAAAGATTTCTCGCTGCCGCTCGAAATGACAGCCGCGCTCATTTTAAGGCTTAAGTTAATGGCATTGACTTGACAACAAACTTGTTTTTTATCCGCATAACCGGTAAAAACAATTTATTTAACATCCCAACAGGTTGCATAAAAACAGATAAAAATCAAGCCAGAGAATACACCATCAGATAGGGGTAGCTCTTTTCCGAATGCCTGAAAAAAGACCATTTGTATCCATTATTATCCCTGTCTGCCATGACTGGGAGCGGCTTAGCCTGGCCCTGGACGCCCTTGAGCGGCAGACCTGGCCAAGAGAGCGGTTCGAAGTCATCGTGATAAACAATGACCCGGCCGATCCCTTTCCGGATGAATATGCAAACCGGCCGGGTCTGCGTTTGGACAGCGAGGCAAAGAAGGGCTCCTATGCGGCCCGAAACCGCGCGATACAGATGAGCCGGGGGGATGTGCTGGGATTCTGCGATGCGGACTGCATCCCGAATACGGATTGGATCGAAAAGGCAGTGGCGTTTTTGGTGGAGAATCCGGGCTGCTTTCGGATGGCGGGCAGGATTGAACTGGTATACGGGGATAGTGAAAAACGCACCTGGGCGGAAATGCACGAACGCATTTTTGCCTTCATGCAGGACGAGTATGCGAGAAATGGAAGCTCCACCACGGCGAACATGTTTGCGTGGGGATGCGTGTTTGACGCGGTGGGGGGATTTGATGAAACGCTGGTATCCGGCGGGGATCTGGAGTGGGGCAAACGGGCGGATGCGGCCGGGTTCAGCATCGGCTACTGCGAAAATGCTGTTGTTCGGCATCCGGCAAGAAGCACCATGCCTGAATTAATGGAAAAGGCCAGGCGGGTGTGCAGCGGCTATATCCGGGTCAATGAAGCAGATATCCGGAAAAACCCGTTAAGTGCCCTCTATCACGGTCTTTGCATGATCAAGCCGCCGGTAAAGGGCGGATCCATGATTTTTGCCAGCAAAGACCTCAGGCCTGCCCAAAAAATGGGGGTGTATTTTCTTGAGTATTTACTGAAGCTCGTGCAGTTCGGGGAATATGTGCGGTGTCAGACAAAAGTTGTCCGCGGGCATCAATTTTGATTAAACCATTCATTGCCATTTCATTTGATCGAGGAATGCGAGCGAGGAGAAATCTTCCCGCGAAAAATTACAGAGGATCAACATTGGATATCAGCGCTTCAAACACTTTCTTCCAGTCAAACCGCCCGGCAAAGCGGCGGGCGGCGGCAGGATCGAATTCCTGCGGGTGAATGGCTTTCTGCACAAGGCTTACAAACTCCCGGGCATTGTCATAGAACCATACCGGGCCGCCTATCTCTTCAACCTCGGGCCACCGGGCGGAGATTGCGGGCAGGCCGGCGGCCATGTACTCGAATAGTTTCAGGGGGCGGATGCCTTTGATGGCACCCATCTGGTTGTTTACGTCAAAAGGAATCAAGCCGGCCACAGCAGAGCGCATCAAATCCGGCAAAGCAGGATGCGGTACCGGACCGATGGGGTAAACATTGGCGGGCAAGTCTGACAAGCCGTTGGCCGCCTCGGCCGGTCCGGCCAGCACGAAAGAAACGCGGGGCAATTGTTTTGCAGCGGTTTTAATAACGTTGAAATCGATGCGGGAGTCGATTATCCCGGTGTAGAGTGCAATTGGATCGGGTATATGTTGAATCGATGCGGGTCTTTTTCGGTGCTGCCGATTCTTTTTGAAATCAAACAGATCAAAATCGACCCCGTTGGGAACCAGTATCGCCTTATTGGGACCGAGCCGATCAATATAGGATTTTAGCCCATTGGCTGAATATGCGGTGATATCAGCCTTTCGGGCAATTTTTTCTGCCAGCGGCCGTGCCTCGCCTTCCCATCCCGGAAACCGCTCGTGCATGTCCATGACCCTGAAGAGCGATTTTTCAAAAGAGAGCTGCTCTGTCAAAAAATGATAAGAAATATTGTCAATATAGAGCAGTGAAACCCGGTTGATGCCCGCCTTTTGAATTCTTTGCTTCAATGACGGCATTAGGGTTTTATACCAGCTGCGGGTTACCGGTTTGCTTCTTAACGGGAAACGTCCGTCCGGGGCGATAAGGGAAAAAGGCAGATGCGAATGGATCATGCCGTTTTCATGAATCGATGGATTGTAAAAAACGCGCTTGAACCTTTGCAGCACCTCGGGAGTGGAAAGTTTCAGGAGATGCAGCGGGGTAACGGGCGCGGAAAAATAATGCACCTGCCAGCCATGGCGGGCAAACTGCCGGGCCAGGTGCTGGCTGCCTACCTGCAGCACCGACCAATAGGGATGGGAACATGCCATGACAACGGTTTTAGGTTTGTACGCAGACATATTCAAAAACCTCAACCGTTTTTCCCGCTGTTTTTGACCAGTCAAACCCTGCCGCCCGTTTGAGCCCCTGCCGGCGCATGCGGCTATAAAGTTCATCCGAGTCAAAAACCCTTTGGATTGCATCTGCCAGACAGATCGAATCATCGGGATCGCAGAGGATGGCGGCGTCTCCGGCGACTTCGGGCAGACTGGCGGTATCTGCGCACACCACGGGGCAGCCGCAGGCCATTGCCTCAAGCACGGGCAGGCCGAAGCCTTCATAAAAACTGGGATAGACAAATACGCGGGCGCCGGCATACAAAAGGGCCAACTCGGCGTCCGAGACATAGCCGGTATAAATAATCCGGTCTTTTAAACCGGATGCGTGCCGGCTGCCTTGCCCATCCTTTCCCCAGCCGGACCAGCCCGTGCACACCAGCTTTACGTGTGCCGGCAGATGGGCCAGGGCATCGAAAACGGCCCGGATGTTTTTGCGCGGATCAGAAGTACCGGCAAAAAGGACGTATTTTTCCGGCAGGCGCTTTTGCGCTTTGAATGCGTTTATTTTTTCCCGGGGATAATCATAAAACAGCGATTTATCGCAGCCCAGCGGGATGGGATGGATCCTTGCAGGCATGTCCGGATAGGTTTTTTGGAACTCTTTTCCGGTAAATGCCGATGGCGTGATGATAGCGTCCGCCAGGTTAAGGGATTTTTCAAAATATTTATTGAAAAACCGGACCCGGTCTTTGGGATGAAATTGGGGCATTATTTTTAATGACAGATCGTGGATAGTGAACACGGTTTTTACATTGCCTGCCGCCTTATAAGGGAAATAGCCGGCCTCATGATAGATGTCAAATCCCCGTGAAACGCGGTAAAACCGGCGGGCGCTCATTTCATGGGCAAGCATCCTGGCCATGTAGACAAAACCGGGCGGCAGCCGCCAGGCAAGATCAACGGCAGCTGTCCAGGGGCTTCTGCCGCCGGGCGGCACCGGCATTTGCTCGCAAAGGCGGATGCCGTCAAAATACCGGATCACCAGCTCCGGGTAGCGGACCTGGATTTGCCTGTAAAGCTCCCGAATATACCGGCCGATACCCGTCGCAATATTTTTCAGCGGCCCCGCATTCACCACCAGGGTGTCAAACCTTGAATTGTGAATTATTGGCTGCTTCATCTTATCGCCGTGTGAATATGAAGTTGGCCGAGCTCGGCAGAATCCGCTGCAGAAACGGCAGGCATGAAAGAAAATAAAAATACACGGTTTCCAAGGGCCCCCTTTTGATCAGGCACGGATAATAGTCTATATACAATTCGAGCCCGGCGTTTAAGGCAAGTCGTTTAATCTCAGGAATAATCATCACATCTTCGGGGACAGCCGCCCTTTTCCGGTTCATATGACGCGTCAAAACAGGATAAAAGAATCTTGTGGCAGCTGGTTCGTAAAAATAAATTGCCCTGCCCCCGGGCTTTAGCACCCGCGCGATTTCCTGAAGCATCCGTTTATGGGCCAGAAAATGATGGGCCGAAGCAAAGCAGAAGATCAGGTCCAGCGAGGCGTCGTCTTCATGGATTTCATAGCTTTTGCAGGCATATGAATTATCTATGCTGACCTCAAAAACGCGCTCCCATTTGGGAAGCGATATGACCGCATATTCGCTGATATCGGTGGCTGTCACGTGTGCGTGCGGAAAAACCCGTTTGTAGATGCAGGCGGCCCAGCCCTGCCCTCCCCCGATTTCCAGCACACGACCGGTTTTGGGGAGTTTGTCCCGATGCCGGTCCAGGCAATCCAGAAACACCCGGGCATCTGACATTTTGTTAATAATGTTGACAATCGAATCGGATTCAGGCGATTCGGTTTTGGAATCCCGCCAGAAATCGATTTCAATTTTCTGTTTGGCCTCAATATCACTCATCTTAATTCAGCCTAAATTGAGCGTTTCAGATTTTTAAAAACATGCTTTTATAAAAGATTATAACAATTTATATTTTAACAATCTGAAACCCTCCGGGATTTCCAATTTTACCGCATCTACTGCGTCAGATGCAGCCTCGCATAGTCCACTATAGCTCGCCTGCATCTTCCTTGTATCTGCGGCAAACTTGAAAATCGCTCAATTTAGGTTCAGAGTAAAATACTTTATGTCTGGATAGGACTGGATAGAAAACATATTTAAAGATTTCTCGTCGCCCCCCCTTTGAAAAAGGGGGGATTGGGGGGATTTATAATGGGCCATGATGAAAAATCCCCCTAAATCCCCCTTTAAAAGGGGGACTTAAAGGAATCTGAAAATCTCATCCGGCGACTTTCCTCGAGTATCATAAGGGGTCACTCGTTTATTATCTTGATTGCAAAAACCTGCATGGCTTTGTCTACACTTGCCAGCGCCATCTTTTCCAGCAACGCCTGAGCTGCCAGCATGCGATCAAAAGGATCGCGATGATCAGCATTCCAGCTTCCGGCCATTTGCGCATGCTCAGGCTTGATATTCAAAGATTGAAACCCCGCCTTATCAATCCATAAAGGC encodes the following:
- a CDS encoding glycosyltransferase — protein: MIPKLADLVEWLIVKRLTPEQKEIIWNKIPPYGQSVLQKLLSPGEQYTLRRVERAKRCLHQLGFTDRPLMELHEMLEDKSQPFQKRTAAWELALWEANQYTPASAWRCLSLLPIVTKGEKDSVRLIRATVLKAECHDILADRAGGFKTVKKQLNMSLHADLYLAAANLEDQLDKRLVWINKALALYELAPVTLEKVSDIPPYDRLAPTKALQPLKTNGNPKVTVIIPAYNSQDTIGTALDSMLAQTWSNLEILVVDDCSSDLTAAIVKEYADKDPRIKLLKTNINSGPYVARNIALKEACGDFVTTNDADDWSHPVKIEKQAQHLLENPFIVANISEQARATSDLKFYRRGNPGFYIHINMSSMMFRRQLLLDSLGAWDCVRFGADGEFVRRARRAFGDDSVIRLSTGPLSFQRQSPNSLTGDPHFGYHGFFMGARKEYFEASNYYHDIATCLRYEFPQKFRPFPVPEPMWPQREARRSSTRYFDVIIASEFRLPGGTTMSNLEEIKVHKKMGLRTGLIQMYRYDLDTEGTINSKIREMLDGKMVQMLVYGEKVSCDLLILRHPLVLQDRQRFLPAVKANDVRVIVNQSPKKDYTGAGLRYYEIKRCSENLKHYFGRSGIWHPIGPQLRKMLYDHHFDELSYVNFSDEDWTNIIDAQKWRRTDRPPQRSKIRIGRHSRDQYVKWPADPGTLLSIYPDAGPYEVYVLGGAQTPKNMLGSLPDNWIVFEFGAMHPKDFLAKLDVFVYYIHPDCIESFGRVILEAMAVGVPVVIPPSYRELFADAAIYAEPLEVSRKIDDLMSNPEHYKTQVKKAYDYVEKTFGYTRHALRVEKISKRQNPDQKRQKSF
- a CDS encoding ribbon-helix-helix protein, CopG family, whose amino-acid sequence is MNKAISVRIPDELASRLNEISVETQRSKSFHVQKAIEAYLAEMADLQVALDRLQDPSDAVVSLDDIRQELDL
- a CDS encoding type II toxin-antitoxin system RelE/ParE family toxin → MTCKIAFKKSVARDLKKIDKAQAERILQKIEQELPSKAKTLPVLTGQFAGLRKFRAGEYRVIFSIVGDTALVLRIRHRRDVYR
- a CDS encoding glycosyltransferase gives rise to the protein MPEKRPFVSIIIPVCHDWERLSLALDALERQTWPRERFEVIVINNDPADPFPDEYANRPGLRLDSEAKKGSYAARNRAIQMSRGDVLGFCDADCIPNTDWIEKAVAFLVENPGCFRMAGRIELVYGDSEKRTWAEMHERIFAFMQDEYARNGSSTTANMFAWGCVFDAVGGFDETLVSGGDLEWGKRADAAGFSIGYCENAVVRHPARSTMPELMEKARRVCSGYIRVNEADIRKNPLSALYHGLCMIKPPVKGGSMIFASKDLRPAQKMGVYFLEYLLKLVQFGEYVRCQTKVVRGHQF
- a CDS encoding glycosyltransferase, which codes for MSAYKPKTVVMACSHPYWSVLQVGSQHLARQFARHGWQVHYFSAPVTPLHLLKLSTPEVLQRFKRVFYNPSIHENGMIHSHLPFSLIAPDGRFPLRSKPVTRSWYKTLMPSLKQRIQKAGINRVSLLYIDNISYHFLTEQLSFEKSLFRVMDMHERFPGWEGEARPLAEKIARKADITAYSANGLKSYIDRLGPNKAILVPNGVDFDLFDFKKNRQHRKRPASIQHIPDPIALYTGIIDSRIDFNVIKTAAKQLPRVSFVLAGPAEAANGLSDLPANVYPIGPVPHPALPDLMRSAVAGLIPFDVNNQMGAIKGIRPLKLFEYMAAGLPAISARWPEVEEIGGPVWFYDNAREFVSLVQKAIHPQEFDPAAARRFAGRFDWKKVFEALISNVDPL
- a CDS encoding glycosyltransferase family 1 protein, coding for MKQPIIHNSRFDTLVVNAGPLKNIATGIGRYIRELYRQIQVRYPELVIRYFDGIRLCEQMPVPPGGRSPWTAAVDLAWRLPPGFVYMARMLAHEMSARRFYRVSRGFDIYHEAGYFPYKAAGNVKTVFTIHDLSLKIMPQFHPKDRVRFFNKYFEKSLNLADAIITPSAFTGKEFQKTYPDMPARIHPIPLGCDKSLFYDYPREKINAFKAQKRLPEKYVLFAGTSDPRKNIRAVFDALAHLPAHVKLVCTGWSGWGKDGQGSRHASGLKDRIIYTGYVSDAELALLYAGARVFVYPSFYEGFGLPVLEAMACGCPVVCADTASLPEVAGDAAILCDPDDSICLADAIQRVFDSDELYSRMRRQGLKRAAGFDWSKTAGKTVEVFEYVCVQT